The genomic region TGACCACCCACCAACGACATAAATCCGGAAAAACTGACCGTTTCTGCGTGCCCTGTTGTGGAGAGAAGCACTGTCATCAGGAACACGATGGCGCGAATAACACCAAAATTCCGCCTAATCATAAAATTGGTAACCTTTCTTGCCACGCTGCTTGACCTGATACATTGCACGATCAGCCAGCGTTATTAACTGCCCCATTGCAGTACCATTTTCAGGACTGAGCGCAACCCCGATGCTGGCACCGACCCTGACAGATACCCCCTCACCGATATCTATATCCTCAGCAAGATTATTAAGCAGTTTATCCAGCAGCAACTCGATATCTTTATGCTGTCCAATGCCCTGGATGACCAGCAGAAATTCGTCTCCCCCCAGACGTGCGACGATGTCGCTGCTGCGTAGCACCATACTCATGCGCTGAGCTATTTCAATCAATACCCTATCGCCTGCATCATGCCCATAGGTATCATTAACCGGCTTGAAGTTATCCAGATCAAGCATACAGACAGCAATACAACTTCCTTCGTAGCCGGCCTTCTCCAATAGTAGAAACAACCCATGCTCCGCAGATCGGCGATTGAACAAGTTCGTTAATGGATCACGCTCTGCCTGCAATCGGATAAACTGCTCCTCGCGCCTACGATCCGAAATATCCGTGATGATGCCTTGTACAAGAATCTGATTATCCGGGGCAGTAGTTGATTCGTCTCGCAACTGTGTCAGTAGACAGTGCACCCAGCGATCTTCAGTGCTATTTACCTGCGCAATCTGCAGATCCATGGCCGACAAATTCCCGCGGGCGAAGGTTTCATCAAGCATGCACAGTGTCTTATCCAACTCACTAAAAAGCGCCATCATGCAGTTAATATCCTTACCCAGAATATGCTCATAGAGTGGCTTGCCGATAATCTCCTGAAATGCAGGATTAGCTATCACCAGCCTGGCACGCTGATCCATCAGAAAAATACCAACCCCGGCCCGCTCGTAAATCATACGGAACTGTTTTTCCAGCATTTCCATCTGGCTGAGCAATGCGCGTTCATTATCAAGTTTGCTCTGCACCAAGCCTAGCAACTGATTGATATTTTCAACCAGCCCACCAATTTCATCATATTGATGCTTAGCCGGAATATGCAGGCGCTCGTTCTGGCCAGGAACGATCTTTTTCAGGCTCACCGCTATTCTTTTAATGCTGGAAATAAACTGCCACTGTATTAACAAGAACACCAGGAGCGATACGAATAATGTATATCCAGCCAGCATCGCAGCATTGGTCCAGGCAGCGCTATTCGCTCGCGTTTCAACTAGTTGCTGGCGCAGGGAAATTTTCAAGTCACCCACTATTTCGCCAGGCACAAAAGGCGATTCCAACTTAATATGGACAGGTTGCTTGTTGATTTCCTCGCCTTTCAAGCCAGAACTTGCGGAAAACCCACCACCGCCAGTCAACTCCACCGCAGCGACTAGCTGGTTTTTCAATAAGCCCTGAACCACCTCATTTGCCAATTCACGATCAGCCAAGTAGGCGGCAATAGACGCAGTGCGCTGCACAGTTTGCCCTAACTGCGCTAAATCATGTTGCGCGCTCATCACTTCTTTGGAATAAGTACTGTAATAGTACAAAACCGATACAGCCGCCGAACCTAATAAAGCCAGCACACTGACGGCAACCGCAATCTTAACGGAAACGCGTCTTTTCATGGCAGCCGGTACACCACTTTGACATTATCATTCAAAGACAGGCTATCAACATACCCAATTGCTCCTCGATTATGCATGACGACATTTGTCACCGCTTTAGCGTCAGGCGCCACTTGTGGCGGTGTTGCACGGCCGGTAAATAACAGCCGCGCCCAGAACGAGTTGATCTGGGCGACTGTTTTATTTACCAGTTTCTGGTAATAAGCCACCCGAACCGGTGACTCCGGATCCATATCAATGGGCGCAGCAATTTGGCCATTAGGGAAATGTGTGTAGCGCCCCATATAGATATCGATCACCTGTTCACGCGTCAGATGATCAACAGGATTATCAAGATTGACAATAACCACTACATCAGCCGCAACCGGTTGAATTACAGAAAGGAACAGCAAAGCCATCACGGTAATGAATCGCGCTAAGATAGCTCGCTTACCTTGAGTACATGTAGCGCAGAAACGCTGAATGCGCCTGTTTAGCACCGAACCATCCGTTGTATTTTATTACTCGTCATTATTTTCGCCCAACTCCCGGATGCTCATCAAAAATACAGCCACATCAATTGACGGGATGCTGACAATGATACTTTATACAAAACAATACGCAAAGCCAAAAAAATCAAATAGAAACAAAATCCTACATTGAGTGAGCACACTAACCATCTGTCAGATACAGATTATGATGTTTATGCGTGCGATTTCTCACTCAATCCCACGCTGTCTGTTTTTATCAATATACGTCTTGCACGCATAAAACTAACGCAATGCACGGTATATCTGCTCAGCCAGTACTTTACTAATCCCTTCCACCTGAGCTATCTCTTCGATACCGGCATTTTTCAATTCACGCAACCCGCCAAAAGTTTCCAACAGTTTCTGCCGCCGTTTCGGCCCGACACCAGCGATATCTTCCAGACTGGAAGAAGTGCGCGCTTTAGCTCTGCGCGCTCGGTGACCGGTAATAGCAAAGCGATGCGCCTCATCGCGGATCTGCTGAATCAGATGCAAAGCCGGATCATCGGCAGGCAAACGGGTGGTCTGACCATCGGTAGTAATAAGCTGCTCCATACCAGCTTTGCGTTCCACGCCCTTGGCCACGCCGATGAGCACGATGTCGCTGATGCCGAGGTCATCCATCACCGCCTTGGCAATATTCAACTGACCGGCACCACCGTCGATGAGTATCAAGTCAGGACGTTTGGCATCCGTTTGCTGGATCTTGGTATAGCGCCGGGTCAGTGCATCACGCATGGCGGCGTAGTCGTCACCCGGGGTGATGCCGCTAATGTTATAGCGCCGGTATTGGCCTGGCTGCATGGCTTCCTGATCGTAAACGACGCACGATGCCACGGTGGCCTCGCCCATGGTATGACTGATATCGAAACATTCGATTCGCTGCAGGTTAGGCATGTTCAACGCATTTTGCAATGCGGCAAGCCGTGCATTCTGGGTAGATTTCTGTGCGACCTGACGGGTAATCGCCAGTTGTGCGTTATTTATGGTCATTTGCAGCCAGCTCTTGCGCTCGCCACTGACGTTTGCACTGATGCTAACCTTGTAACCTGCCTGCTCGCTCAACATCGCCGTAATGGCATCATGCTCGATCACCTCGGAAACAATAATCTGCGAGGGAATGGCGCGACCAGAGTAATGCTGGGTCAGAAATGCTGCCAATGCTTCCTGCGTGTCTACATCCTGTGCATTTTGCGGGAAGATGCTGCGGTCACCCAAATGCCGCCCGCCACGTATCATCAATAAATTAACACAGAGCAAACCTTGCGCCGCGACCACAGCGATAACATCGGCATCCGCCTGACTTTGGCTGGTCACAAACTGCTTCTCGCGTACCGCAGTCAGACTTTTAATCTGGTCGCGATACAGTGCGGCCTCTTCGTAATGCATCAATTCCGCGGCCTGCTGCATTTTCCGGGTGATTGTCTGCAACACTTCGTTGGCTTTGCCCGCCAGGAACAATGCTGCATTGCGTACATCGGCGCCATAATCCTCAGCGCTGATCACGCCGACACACGGCGCGGTACAGCGCTGGATCTGATGCAACAGGCAGGGGCGCGAACGATGATTGAATACACTGTCCTCGCAGGTGCGCAGACGAAACACTTTTTGCAGGATGTGGATGCTTTCACGTACGGCGTAAGCATTGGGAAAAGGCCCGAAACATTGATCCTGGCGCTGCGGTGTACCACGAAAATACACCAGTCGCGGATACTGATGGCCGGACAGCATCAAATACGGGTATGACTTGTCATCACGAAACAGGATGTTATAACGCGGCGACAACGCTTTGATCAGGTTGTTTTCCAGTACCAGCGCTTCGGATTCGGAACGGGTAACGGTAATTTCAACCGCAAGGATTTTACCAACCATCAGCCGGATACGCGGCGACAGATCAGTCTTCTGAAAATACGAAGACACCCGCTTTTTCAGATCACGCGCTTTGCCCACATACAGCACCGCGCCATCCTCGCCCAGCATGCGATACACGCCGGGCAAATTTGGTAACGTTGCAAGTAAGTGCGCACTATCAAACATACTCAGTTTTTATCGGCGACTATCTGGGCAAACACGGCATGGAACATGTCGGTGGTCAGCCGCCTGGTCTGGGTGTTGTAACGACTGCAATGATAACTGTCATACAGCTTGCTGCCATTTGCCAGTTCATGCACCGCGCCATGCCCGAACTTGGCAGTTTTGGCCGGTAATCCCAATGCCATCAGCACAGCGGCATGGGCAACGCTGCCCAATGCCAGTATCGCTGCACCGGCGGGCAGTGCCGCAATTTCGGCAGCAAGATAATGATTACACTGGCGCACTTCACCCGTCTCCGGCTTGTTTGCCGGCGGCAGACATTTCACTGCGTTGGTAATACGACAGCCATGCAATACTAG from Sulfuriferula thiophila harbors:
- a CDS encoding uracil-DNA glycosylase; amino-acid sequence: MSTLFDAGCVECPRLAGFLQQVRTDYPTYYARPVPPFGDAQPWLLIVGLAPGLHGANRSGRPFTGDHAGILLYQTLHQFGFASQAESVSADDALVLHGCRITNAVKCLPPANKPETGEVRQCNHYLAAEIAALPAGAAILALGSVAHAAVLMALGLPAKTAKFGHGAVHELANGSKLYDSYHCSRYNTQTRRLTTDMFHAVFAQIVADKN
- the uvrC gene encoding excinuclease ABC subunit UvrC, whose product is MFDSAHLLATLPNLPGVYRMLGEDGAVLYVGKARDLKKRVSSYFQKTDLSPRIRLMVGKILAVEITVTRSESEALVLENNLIKALSPRYNILFRDDKSYPYLMLSGHQYPRLVYFRGTPQRQDQCFGPFPNAYAVRESIHILQKVFRLRTCEDSVFNHRSRPCLLHQIQRCTAPCVGVISAEDYGADVRNAALFLAGKANEVLQTITRKMQQAAELMHYEEAALYRDQIKSLTAVREKQFVTSQSQADADVIAVVAAQGLLCVNLLMIRGGRHLGDRSIFPQNAQDVDTQEALAAFLTQHYSGRAIPSQIIVSEVIEHDAITAMLSEQAGYKVSISANVSGERKSWLQMTINNAQLAITRQVAQKSTQNARLAALQNALNMPNLQRIECFDISHTMGEATVASCVVYDQEAMQPGQYRRYNISGITPGDDYAAMRDALTRRYTKIQQTDAKRPDLILIDGGAGQLNIAKAVMDDLGISDIVLIGVAKGVERKAGMEQLITTDGQTTRLPADDPALHLIQQIRDEAHRFAITGHRARRAKARTSSSLEDIAGVGPKRRQKLLETFGGLRELKNAGIEEIAQVEGISKVLAEQIYRALR
- a CDS encoding sensor domain-containing diguanylate cyclase; translation: MKRRVSVKIAVAVSVLALLGSAAVSVLYYYSTYSKEVMSAQHDLAQLGQTVQRTASIAAYLADRELANEVVQGLLKNQLVAAVELTGGGGFSASSGLKGEEINKQPVHIKLESPFVPGEIVGDLKISLRQQLVETRANSAAWTNAAMLAGYTLFVSLLVFLLIQWQFISSIKRIAVSLKKIVPGQNERLHIPAKHQYDEIGGLVENINQLLGLVQSKLDNERALLSQMEMLEKQFRMIYERAGVGIFLMDQRARLVIANPAFQEIIGKPLYEHILGKDINCMMALFSELDKTLCMLDETFARGNLSAMDLQIAQVNSTEDRWVHCLLTQLRDESTTAPDNQILVQGIITDISDRRREEQFIRLQAERDPLTNLFNRRSAEHGLFLLLEKAGYEGSCIAVCMLDLDNFKPVNDTYGHDAGDRVLIEIAQRMSMVLRSSDIVARLGGDEFLLVIQGIGQHKDIELLLDKLLNNLAEDIDIGEGVSVRVGASIGVALSPENGTAMGQLITLADRAMYQVKQRGKKGYQFYD